One genomic region from Bacteroidales bacterium WCE2008 encodes:
- a CDS encoding DNA helicase-2 / ATP-dependent DNA helicase PcrA, whose amino-acid sequence MNFLDDLNTRQREAVTSTEGRVRVIAGAGTGKTKALTYRYAYLVNVLGIDPANILCLTFTNKAASEMRQRIAMMVHSGDYNDFVCTLHGFCVKFLRKEIYRLGFPKSFTILDEEDSKALAKECMDELGIKRTEKTVKNFLEGIGADKALNGYIEAYMLPDSVITDQMKRSNLACFISRQMKNYALDFDDLMNFTLFILDRFADAREKWQNELNYIMVDEAQDCNTDDWNLIEKLGAKHRNIFVVGDPDQCIYEWRGARPAKFVDFASDKDVILDENYRSTPKILDVANCVIANNKNRIPKDLFTRKAEGRAVIHFHGKTSEEETAWIIKQLRILIDAGASLSDFAILYRSTYQSRALEQALLNEHLEYVIWGGIRFFERKEIKDTLSYMRLVANQDDDISFIRIINTPSRKLGRTFLDRLKETAAADDTSLFRALKAHIGDKEFDKPQAREFISLIEDGMLHARTAAISDLMNRMLDRSGIKKALREDQDEDRLENIDELLRSVRFYEEAHAEEEPTLVEYLQDIALYTNADYRKDGSAIRLMTIHQAKGLEFPFVFITGLSEGIFPNMRTIREYKKNGEEEERRLMYVAITRAQKALFLTESEGYNVSTKMSKYPSRFLAEIKKNMVVVEGVIPDELWRGTKNLIHVLDEESFTPGYTGGSAFAEGEAVVHDIFGEGTIISIGADGSTFEVRFRDGSTRHLRAAFLHRPDLPA is encoded by the coding sequence ATGAATTTTCTGGATGACCTGAACACTCGTCAGCGGGAGGCGGTAACGTCGACCGAAGGGCGGGTGCGTGTCATCGCAGGCGCTGGTACGGGCAAGACTAAGGCCCTCACCTACCGGTACGCCTATCTGGTCAACGTTCTGGGAATAGACCCGGCCAACATACTCTGCCTCACCTTTACCAACAAGGCCGCCTCCGAGATGCGTCAGAGGATAGCCATGATGGTCCACAGCGGGGACTACAATGATTTCGTCTGCACATTGCACGGCTTCTGCGTAAAGTTCCTCCGCAAGGAGATCTATCGTCTGGGCTTTCCAAAGTCATTCACCATCCTCGACGAAGAGGACTCCAAGGCCCTTGCCAAGGAGTGCATGGACGAGCTCGGCATCAAGAGGACCGAGAAGACCGTCAAGAACTTTCTCGAAGGGATCGGAGCCGACAAGGCCCTGAACGGCTATATCGAAGCCTACATGCTCCCGGACAGCGTGATCACCGACCAGATGAAACGGAGCAACCTGGCATGTTTCATCTCGCGCCAGATGAAGAACTACGCCCTGGATTTCGATGACCTTATGAACTTCACCCTATTCATCCTGGACAGGTTCGCCGATGCGAGGGAGAAATGGCAGAACGAGCTGAATTACATAATGGTCGATGAAGCCCAGGACTGCAACACCGACGACTGGAACCTCATAGAGAAGCTCGGGGCAAAGCACCGCAACATCTTCGTCGTGGGAGACCCTGACCAGTGCATCTATGAATGGAGAGGGGCCAGACCTGCGAAATTCGTGGACTTCGCCTCCGACAAGGATGTCATCCTGGACGAGAACTACCGTTCCACCCCGAAGATACTGGACGTAGCCAACTGCGTGATTGCCAACAACAAGAACAGGATACCGAAAGACCTGTTCACCCGCAAGGCCGAAGGCCGGGCAGTGATTCATTTCCACGGGAAAACGTCCGAAGAGGAGACGGCCTGGATCATAAAGCAGCTGCGCATACTCATCGACGCCGGGGCAAGCCTGAGCGATTTCGCCATACTCTACCGCTCCACCTACCAGTCGAGGGCCCTCGAACAGGCCCTGCTGAACGAACATCTCGAATACGTGATCTGGGGAGGCATACGTTTCTTCGAGAGGAAGGAGATCAAAGACACCCTCAGCTACATGAGACTCGTAGCCAACCAGGACGACGACATCTCCTTCATAAGGATCATAAACACGCCATCCCGAAAACTCGGACGAACCTTCCTTGACAGGCTGAAAGAAACTGCCGCAGCCGATGACACGTCTCTCTTCCGCGCGCTCAAGGCGCATATCGGAGACAAGGAGTTCGACAAGCCGCAGGCAAGGGAATTTATATCCCTGATCGAAGACGGCATGCTGCATGCACGCACGGCGGCGATCTCCGACCTGATGAACCGTATGCTCGACCGCAGCGGCATCAAGAAAGCCCTTCGGGAGGACCAGGACGAGGACAGGCTGGAGAACATCGACGAGCTCCTCCGCTCGGTACGGTTCTACGAAGAGGCCCATGCAGAAGAAGAACCTACTCTGGTTGAATACCTTCAGGACATCGCCCTTTATACTAATGCCGACTACCGTAAGGACGGCAGCGCCATCAGGCTCATGACCATCCATCAGGCCAAGGGTCTGGAATTCCCGTTCGTTTTCATCACCGGCCTCAGCGAGGGAATCTTCCCTAACATGAGGACTATCCGTGAATACAAGAAGAACGGAGAGGAAGAGGAGCGCAGGCTGATGTATGTGGCTATCACAAGGGCGCAGAAGGCCCTGTTCCTGACAGAATCCGAAGGCTACAACGTATCCACCAAGATGAGCAAGTATCCGTCCAGGTTCCTGGCGGAGATAAAGAAAAACATGGTCGTAGTGGAAGGGGTGATTCCGGATGAGCTGTGGAGAGGTACCAAGAACCTGATCCATGTGCTTGACGAGGAATCATTCACTCCGGGTTATACCGGAGGCAGCGCTTTCGCAGAAGGCGAGGCTGTGGTCCATGATATTTTCGGAGAAGGGACCATTATCTCCATCGGAGCGGACGGCTCCACTTTCGAGGTGCGTTTCCGCGACGGGTCCACCCGTCATCTGCGGGCCGCATTCCTGCACCGTCCCGACCTCCCGGCATAG
- a CDS encoding phosphoribosylaminoimidazole-succinocarboxamide synthase, with protein MEAIVKTGFSLPGQAGKYVGKVRDVYDIDGKYLVMVVSDRISAFDVVLPKGIPFKGQVLNLIAAKFLDATKDILPNWKVAVPDPQVTVGYKCEPFKVEMVIRGYLAGHAWREYKAGKRVICGVTMPDGMVENQKFPEPIVTPTSKAAEGHDEDISREELIAQGICTAEEYDQLEKYTRAIYQRGTEIAAKMGLILVDTKYEFGKRDGQIYLMDEVHTPDSSRYFYAEGYEERLARGERQKQLSKEFVREWLMANGFQGQEGQKVPEMTPEVVSHITDRYIELYEHITGEKFNRTEYTAEGIEANIKACLAKLK; from the coding sequence ATGGAAGCAATTGTAAAAACCGGTTTCTCCCTTCCTGGACAGGCAGGGAAGTATGTCGGCAAGGTCCGTGATGTATATGACATCGACGGAAAATACCTTGTCATGGTCGTATCCGACAGGATCTCAGCTTTTGACGTAGTCCTTCCGAAGGGAATTCCTTTCAAGGGCCAGGTTCTGAACCTCATCGCTGCAAAGTTCCTCGACGCGACCAAGGATATTCTTCCAAACTGGAAGGTTGCGGTTCCGGATCCCCAGGTTACCGTAGGCTACAAGTGTGAGCCTTTCAAAGTCGAAATGGTTATCCGCGGCTATCTCGCAGGTCATGCCTGGAGAGAATACAAGGCTGGAAAGAGAGTTATCTGCGGCGTTACGATGCCTGACGGCATGGTCGAGAACCAGAAATTCCCGGAGCCGATTGTAACCCCTACTTCCAAGGCTGCTGAAGGCCACGACGAGGATATCTCACGCGAGGAGCTCATCGCCCAAGGCATTTGCACCGCAGAGGAGTACGATCAGCTCGAGAAGTACACCAGGGCCATCTATCAGCGCGGTACCGAGATTGCTGCCAAGATGGGACTTATCCTCGTGGACACCAAATATGAGTTCGGAAAGCGTGACGGCCAGATCTATCTCATGGACGAGGTCCACACTCCTGATTCTTCAAGATATTTCTATGCTGAAGGCTATGAGGAGAGACTCGCTCGCGGCGAGCGCCAGAAACAGCTTTCAAAGGAATTCGTACGTGAGTGGCTCATGGCAAATGGATTCCAGGGTCAGGAAGGCCAGAAGGTGCCTGAGATGACTCCGGAAGTAGTTTCCCACATCACCGATCGCTATATTGAGCTTTACGAGCATATCACGGGAGAGAAATTCAACCGTACTGAATACACTGCCGAGGGCATCGAGGCCAACATCAAGGCCTGCCTCGCCAAGCTCAAGTAA
- a CDS encoding transcriptional regulator, LytTR family — protein MAKRKYIPEYFRAKYQLIVTVTFTALFSLVFMLVSIPFSHNAWFALGTSQAFTYTASFFLISLLFVILSKQVMYYTRNSFEMTFFQYVMWNLAEVIIICLVYTAFSIKGNELGVISLERDSFAAIFFNAFVYCFVSLIIPYIIAGMVFAIIDKNKTIRLMNYSNVVSDIPVPENKVQQVTLFDNNGVLKMSVSLASLYYIESEDNYIRVWYIDSKGGLTHYMLRCRLKTVEESFKGSSLVRCNRKYIVNMDKVKVLRKEIEGYELDLDNDYIPAIPVTKTYVDNVLARFNRK, from the coding sequence ATGGCTAAGAGAAAGTATATTCCGGAGTACTTCCGCGCTAAATACCAGCTTATAGTGACCGTAACCTTTACGGCGCTTTTCTCGCTGGTGTTCATGCTTGTCAGTATTCCGTTTTCGCATAACGCCTGGTTTGCCCTGGGTACGTCGCAGGCTTTTACATATACTGCGTCGTTCTTCCTTATCAGTCTTTTGTTCGTGATCCTGAGCAAACAGGTGATGTATTATACGAGGAATTCTTTCGAGATGACCTTCTTCCAGTATGTCATGTGGAATCTGGCGGAGGTGATCATAATCTGTCTCGTATATACCGCTTTCTCGATCAAGGGTAATGAACTCGGGGTGATCAGCCTGGAGAGAGATTCGTTCGCGGCTATTTTCTTCAATGCCTTCGTGTATTGTTTCGTGTCCCTTATCATCCCTTATATAATTGCGGGGATGGTGTTCGCCATCATCGACAAGAACAAGACTATCCGTCTGATGAACTACAGTAATGTGGTTTCGGATATTCCTGTGCCTGAGAACAAGGTCCAGCAGGTTACCCTTTTCGACAATAACGGGGTTCTCAAGATGTCTGTCAGCCTTGCCAGTCTTTATTATATCGAGTCGGAAGACAATTATATCCGGGTGTGGTATATAGACTCGAAGGGCGGTCTTACGCATTATATGCTCCGCTGCCGTCTGAAGACTGTGGAGGAGAGTTTCAAGGGCAGCAGTCTGGTGCGCTGCAACCGTAAGTATATCGTCAATATGGATAAGGTCAAGGTCCTCCGCAAGGAGATAGAGGGTTACGAGCTTGACCTCGACAATGATTATATCCCGGCCATCCCTGTCACCAAGACTTACGTGGATAACGTTCTGGCCCGGTTCAATCGCAAGTAA
- a CDS encoding enoyl-[acyl-carrier protein] reductase II, giving the protein MIKSKICDILGIQYPIFQGGMAWIADAKLAAAVSNAGGLGIISSINFGTEAVRAEIRKCRELTDKPFGVNIMLMAPNAAEVADMVIEEGVKILTTGAGSPSPYMEKWKAAGIKVIPVVASVAYALKMQELGATAVIAEGAESGGHIGDIHTMALVPQIIDALDIPVMAAGGIFDGRGAAAAFMLGACGVQVGTRFLIADECHIHENYKERLIKATEIGTIVTGKSLGDACRSLKTPFSKKFFKMEYDPAIPNEEVLKFGTGAVRKAVFDGNINEGSMLAGEVAGMIKKKETAAEIVQDIIGGAEKLMAGAKDLLY; this is encoded by the coding sequence ATGATTAAAAGCAAAATTTGTGATATTCTCGGCATACAGTACCCTATCTTCCAGGGTGGTATGGCCTGGATAGCAGATGCAAAACTTGCCGCCGCAGTATCGAACGCAGGCGGCCTCGGAATCATTTCGTCCATCAACTTCGGCACAGAAGCCGTCAGGGCGGAAATCCGCAAATGCCGTGAACTGACCGACAAGCCTTTCGGTGTCAACATCATGCTTATGGCACCTAACGCTGCTGAAGTAGCCGATATGGTAATCGAAGAAGGAGTCAAAATCCTCACCACAGGAGCAGGCTCCCCAAGTCCATACATGGAAAAATGGAAAGCAGCAGGAATCAAAGTCATTCCTGTAGTCGCTTCAGTAGCATATGCACTCAAGATGCAGGAACTCGGCGCAACAGCCGTAATCGCAGAAGGAGCAGAATCAGGCGGTCACATCGGTGACATCCATACGATGGCCCTCGTTCCTCAGATCATCGACGCCCTCGACATCCCTGTGATGGCAGCCGGCGGTATCTTCGACGGCAGAGGCGCAGCAGCAGCCTTCATGCTCGGAGCATGCGGCGTCCAGGTAGGAACCAGATTCCTCATCGCTGACGAATGCCACATCCACGAAAATTACAAAGAGCGCCTTATCAAGGCTACAGAAATAGGCACAATTGTTACAGGAAAGTCTCTCGGAGACGCCTGCCGCAGCCTCAAGACCCCATTCTCAAAGAAATTCTTCAAGATGGAATACGACCCGGCAATCCCTAACGAGGAAGTCCTCAAATTCGGAACCGGAGCCGTGCGCAAAGCCGTATTCGACGGAAACATCAACGAAGGAAGCATGCTTGCGGGCGAGGTAGCCGGAATGATCAAGAAGAAAGAAACCGCCGCTGAAATAGTTCAGGATATAATTGGAGGAGCCGAAAAGCTTATGGCCGGCGCCAAAGACCTCCTTTACTAA
- a CDS encoding 3-oxoacyl-[acyl-carrier-protein] synthase-3, which yields MKILGTGSALPKKIVTNDMLSEFLDTSDEWIVPRTGIHSRHVISDEQIEDLGTEAALKALEMSGVKPEDIDYFICSNVVSDFITPGLSCVIASKIGLTCPCIDINAACPGFIYALDIAETHYLAGAVKHVLIVCAEEATRMVDWNDRATCVLFGDGAAAVVLGEGDNIKGLKLHSQPSPDKIVMKRKLMPTPYLTKTDDDFAMQMKGREVFKFAVQASTTEVEALLDELRIDKKDVAYYMVHQANLRIIDAIKNYLGAEDEKFPTNIGDHGNSSSASCPILLDEYNRKGAFKKGDLLVFSAFGAGLLSGVAVVEW from the coding sequence ATGAAGATCCTCGGAACGGGAAGCGCCCTTCCCAAAAAGATTGTAACAAACGACATGCTGTCCGAATTCCTCGACACCAGCGACGAATGGATCGTTCCAAGGACAGGAATCCACAGCAGACACGTCATCTCTGATGAGCAGATCGAAGACCTCGGCACGGAGGCCGCGCTCAAAGCGCTCGAGATGTCCGGAGTAAAACCCGAAGACATCGACTATTTCATCTGCTCTAACGTCGTATCCGACTTTATTACTCCGGGACTCAGTTGCGTCATCGCATCGAAGATAGGACTCACCTGTCCATGCATCGACATAAACGCCGCATGTCCGGGCTTCATATATGCCCTCGACATCGCGGAGACCCATTACCTGGCCGGTGCCGTAAAGCATGTACTCATCGTATGTGCCGAAGAGGCCACCAGAATGGTAGACTGGAACGACAGAGCGACCTGCGTCCTCTTCGGAGACGGAGCCGCCGCCGTCGTTCTCGGCGAAGGCGACAACATCAAGGGACTCAAGCTCCACAGCCAGCCGTCCCCTGACAAGATTGTCATGAAACGCAAACTGATGCCGACCCCATATCTTACCAAGACCGACGACGACTTCGCCATGCAGATGAAAGGCCGCGAAGTCTTCAAGTTCGCCGTCCAGGCATCCACGACTGAAGTGGAAGCCCTTCTCGACGAGCTCAGGATCGACAAGAAGGACGTTGCGTATTATATGGTACATCAGGCCAACCTCAGGATCATCGACGCCATCAAGAACTATCTCGGCGCAGAAGACGAGAAATTCCCGACCAACATCGGAGACCACGGCAACTCATCCTCGGCCTCATGTCCTATACTCCTCGACGAATACAACCGCAAGGGAGCCTTCAAGAAAGGTGACCTGCTGGTATTCAGCGCCTTCGGAGCAGGGCTGCTCTCAGGCGTCGCAGTAGTCGAATGGTAA
- a CDS encoding monofunctional biosynthetic peptidoglycan transglycosylase has protein sequence MRRFLKFLFIKLPLAFILLTVLWVVVLKWVPVWVTPLMIKRSIEYREDKDFKTQKKWKSLDEISPELVRAVIASEDNRFGEHDGFDRVEIKRAIDDHKNKGKRLRGASTISQQTAKNVFCYPSRSMVRKGFEAYFTFLIEKIWGKRRIMEVYLNVAEMGKGIYGAEAAARKHFRHDAASLTRRESCLIAACLPNPIKRNAGNPSNYVNRRAIMIASLEMKLEYPDWVRRK, from the coding sequence ATGCGTAGATTCCTTAAATTCCTGTTCATAAAGCTGCCGCTGGCATTCATACTGCTGACGGTGCTCTGGGTCGTCGTCTTGAAATGGGTCCCTGTCTGGGTTACGCCCCTCATGATAAAAAGGAGCATAGAATACCGCGAGGACAAGGATTTCAAGACGCAGAAGAAATGGAAAAGCCTCGATGAAATCTCGCCTGAACTGGTACGGGCGGTGATCGCCAGCGAAGACAACCGCTTCGGCGAGCACGACGGCTTTGACCGCGTCGAGATCAAGAGAGCCATAGACGACCACAAAAACAAAGGCAAGAGACTGCGCGGTGCCAGCACCATAAGCCAGCAGACGGCCAAGAACGTCTTCTGCTACCCTAGCAGGTCCATGGTCAGAAAAGGCTTCGAAGCCTATTTCACCTTCCTCATCGAAAAGATCTGGGGCAAACGCCGAATAATGGAAGTCTATCTCAATGTCGCAGAAATGGGAAAAGGCATCTACGGCGCAGAAGCCGCCGCCCGGAAACACTTCAGGCACGACGCCGCATCTCTTACAAGACGGGAATCGTGCCTGATAGCAGCCTGTCTTCCTAACCCTATCAAAAGGAACGCCGGGAATCCTTCGAACTACGTAAACAGAAGAGCGATAATGATCGCTTCCCTGGAGATGAAGCTGGAATACCCGGACTGGGTAAGAAGAAAATAA
- a CDS encoding uridine phosphorylase, whose protein sequence is MRIPESELIINADGSAFHIHIKPEELADEVIMVGDPGRVDMIAEYLTDIEFRHASREFVSVTGKYNGKRLTVLSHGIGPDNIDIVMTELDALANVDFATREVKPEHKALNIIRLGTSGALHADIPLGSFVLAHVSVGFDGVLNWYADRNKVAMPEIEKAFKEHMGWNKSLASPYFVKASQKIIDRFADCTVKGMTISAPGFYGPQGRVVRLPLAMPEMLDKIESFRFNGDRITNFEMESAPLAGLAALLGHNACTVCCAIANRYLQSSNPDYKPQVRKLVELVLDRMTR, encoded by the coding sequence ATGAGAATACCGGAATCAGAATTAATCATAAATGCCGATGGTTCGGCGTTTCATATTCACATCAAGCCGGAAGAGCTCGCTGACGAAGTCATAATGGTCGGGGATCCCGGTCGCGTTGACATGATCGCAGAGTATCTGACTGATATCGAATTCCGTCATGCTTCCAGGGAGTTCGTCTCCGTGACCGGAAAGTACAACGGAAAGAGACTGACGGTCCTTTCACATGGTATCGGACCTGACAATATCGACATAGTAATGACCGAGCTGGATGCTCTCGCCAATGTTGATTTCGCTACCCGCGAGGTCAAGCCAGAGCATAAGGCTTTGAATATCATCCGTCTCGGAACGTCCGGCGCCCTTCATGCCGACATTCCTCTCGGCTCTTTTGTGCTGGCTCATGTTTCCGTCGGTTTCGACGGCGTCCTGAACTGGTATGCTGACAGGAACAAGGTTGCGATGCCTGAGATCGAGAAAGCTTTCAAGGAGCACATGGGCTGGAACAAGAGTCTTGCTTCGCCTTATTTCGTGAAGGCCAGCCAGAAGATTATCGACCGTTTCGCAGATTGCACTGTAAAGGGGATGACTATCTCGGCTCCGGGCTTCTATGGCCCTCAGGGCAGGGTGGTACGTCTCCCTCTTGCCATGCCGGAGATGCTTGACAAGATCGAGTCTTTCCGTTTCAATGGGGACAGGATCACCAATTTCGAGATGGAGAGCGCTCCTCTTGCAGGTCTTGCCGCCCTTCTCGGCCATAATGCATGTACGGTCTGCTGCGCGATAGCCAACCGTTATCTGCAGAGCAGCAATCCGGATTATAAGCCTCAGGTGCGTAAGCTCGTGGAGCTTGTCCTGGACCGAATGACAAGGTAA